A stretch of the Acanthochromis polyacanthus isolate Apoly-LR-REF ecotype Palm Island chromosome 22, KAUST_Apoly_ChrSc, whole genome shotgun sequence genome encodes the following:
- the LOC127531899 gene encoding gastrula zinc finger protein XlCGF26.1-like isoform X3: protein MDSSQKKCKRSNGVRCRTSEEDKDGSATTAKRDESLSCDQCGKTFITAKKLRIHKYVHTVDKPFSCDQCGKAFPTKAQLKSHQLIHSGVKSFTCDHCGKAFTHKSNLTRHQLFHSGVKPFSCDQCGRAFSHKEGLRSHQLVHSGVKPFSCDQCGKTFTHKCNLKSHQLIHSGVKSFSCDQCGKAFTKKSHLKTHQLIHSGVKPFSCDQCEKAFTHKGMLKRHQLIHSGVKPFSCDQCGKAFSQKSALANHQLIHSGVKPFSCDQCGKAFILKSNLVNHQLKHSGVKPFSCDQCGKAFTQKSTLKSHQLIHSGVKLFGCDQCGKAFPLRSVLRSHQLIHSGVKPFSCDQCGKAFTQKSHLKTHQLIHSGVKPFNCDQCVKTFTQHEQLLIHQCPHSGRKRYHCDSCEKTFNDQWTLKRHQRIHTGQDVYVCDYCGEPFVLYLELKAHEVTHTGVKPYVCDQCGKRYSYIANLKVHQRVHTGERPYRCDECKKTFTTWYSLKQHQQIHTRKKAFNQCHSEQNGRDGQNSQTCQHSANGEQCCFDQSGSTSNQQGTLQRHQRMHTGHRLNPCQEDFSMQGSVKVHEVLHKLKVLEIRLHRIQV from the exons atggattcttcacaaaaa aaatgtaaacgcagcaatggagtgagatgtcggacctctgaggaggataaggatggttcggcaacaacagcaaaaagagatgaatcactgagttgtgaccaatgtggcaagacttttatcacagcaaaaaagctaagaattcacaaatatgttcacactgtggacaaaccattcagctgtgatcagtgtggaaaggcttttccTACCAAGGCtcagttaaaaagccatcaactcattcacagtggagttaaatcGTTCACCTGTGATCattgtggaaaggcttttactcacaagagtaatCTAACAAGACATCAACtttttcacagtggagttaaaccattcagctgtgatcagtgtggaaggGCTTTTAGTCACAAGGAAGGGTTAAGAAGTCATCAACTCgtgcacagtggagtgaaaccattcagctgtgatcagtgtggaaagactTTTACTCATAAGTGTaacttaaaaagccatcaactcattcacagtggagttaaatcatttagctgtgatcagtgtggaaaggcttttactaagaagagtcacttaaaaacacatcaactcattcacagtggagttaaacctttcagctgtgatcagtgtgagaaggcttttactcacaagggtatgttaaaaagacatcaactcattcacagtggagtgaaaccattcagctgtgatcagtgtggaaaggcttttagtCAGAAGAGTGCTCTAgcaaatcatcaactcattcacagtggggttaaaccattcagctgtgatcagtgtggaaaggcttttattctgaagagTAATCTAGTAAATCATCAACTCaagcacagtggagttaaaccattcagctgtgatcagtgtggaaaggcttttactcagaagagtacgttaaaaagtcatcaactcattcacagtggagtgaaattgttcggctgtgatcagtgtggaaaggcttttccTCTGAGGAGTGTGTTaagaagtcatcaactcattcacagtggagttaaaccattcagctgtgatcagtgtggaaaggcttttactcagaagagtcacttaaaaacacatcaactcattcacagtggagttaaaccattcaactgtgatcagtgtgtgaaaacctttactcaacatgaacagttgttgatccatcaatgcccccattctggtagaaagcggtaccactgtgactcctgtgaaaaaactttcaatgACCAATGGACCTTAAAacgtcaccaacgcatccacactggacaggATGTGTACGTATGTGATTACTGTGGCGAACCATTTGTATTGTACTTagagttaaaagctcatgaagtgacccacactggggttaaaccatacgtttgtgaccagtgtgggaaacgctacagctacattgcaaacctcaaagttcaccaacgtgtccacactggggagagaccgtacagatgtgacgagtgtaagaagacttttacaacttggtattccctgaaacaacaccagcagatccacaccagaaagaaagcattcaatcagtgtcacagtgag cagaatgGAAGagatggacaaaactctcagacttgtcagcactctgccaatggtgaacagtgctgcttcgACCAGTCTGGATcaacgtccaaccaacaaggaaccctacaacgacaccagcgtatgcacactggacacagactgaacccctgccaagaagatttctccatgcagggttcagtaaaagttcatgaagtcctccacaagcttaaagtccttgagatccggcttcacagaattcaggtctaa
- the LOC127531899 gene encoding gastrula zinc finger protein XlCGF26.1-like isoform X1, with product MCTCSTGEKCKRSNGVRCRTSEEDKDGSATTAKRDESLSCDQCGKTFITAKKLRIHKYVHTVDKPFSCDQCGKAFPTKAQLKSHQLIHSGVKSFTCDHCGKAFTHKSNLTRHQLFHSGVKPFSCDQCGRAFSHKEGLRSHQLVHSGVKPFSCDQCGKTFTHKCNLKSHQLIHSGVKSFSCDQCGKAFTKKSHLKTHQLIHSGVKPFSCDQCEKAFTHKGMLKRHQLIHSGVKPFSCDQCGKAFSQKSALANHQLIHSGVKPFSCDQCGKAFILKSNLVNHQLKHSGVKPFSCDQCGKAFTQKSTLKSHQLIHSGVKLFGCDQCGKAFPLRSVLRSHQLIHSGVKPFSCDQCGKAFTQKSHLKTHQLIHSGVKPFNCDQCVKTFTQHEQLLIHQCPHSGRKRYHCDSCEKTFNDQWTLKRHQRIHTGQDVYVCDYCGEPFVLYLELKAHEVTHTGVKPYVCDQCGKRYSYIANLKVHQRVHTGERPYRCDECKKTFTTWYSLKQHQQIHTRKKAFNQCHSEQNGRDGQNSQTCQHSANGEQCCFDQSGSTSNQQGTLQRHQRMHTGHRLNPCQEDFSMQGSVKVHEVLHKLKVLEIRLHRIQL from the exons aaatgtaaacgcagcaatggagtgagatgtcggacctctgaggaggataaggatggttcggcaacaacagcaaaaagagatgaatcactgagttgtgaccaatgtggcaagacttttatcacagcaaaaaagctaagaattcacaaatatgttcacactgtggacaaaccattcagctgtgatcagtgtggaaaggcttttccTACCAAGGCtcagttaaaaagccatcaactcattcacagtggagttaaatcGTTCACCTGTGATCattgtggaaaggcttttactcacaagagtaatCTAACAAGACATCAACtttttcacagtggagttaaaccattcagctgtgatcagtgtggaaggGCTTTTAGTCACAAGGAAGGGTTAAGAAGTCATCAACTCgtgcacagtggagtgaaaccattcagctgtgatcagtgtggaaagactTTTACTCATAAGTGTaacttaaaaagccatcaactcattcacagtggagttaaatcatttagctgtgatcagtgtggaaaggcttttactaagaagagtcacttaaaaacacatcaactcattcacagtggagttaaacctttcagctgtgatcagtgtgagaaggcttttactcacaagggtatgttaaaaagacatcaactcattcacagtggagtgaaaccattcagctgtgatcagtgtggaaaggcttttagtCAGAAGAGTGCTCTAgcaaatcatcaactcattcacagtggggttaaaccattcagctgtgatcagtgtggaaaggcttttattctgaagagTAATCTAGTAAATCATCAACTCaagcacagtggagttaaaccattcagctgtgatcagtgtggaaaggcttttactcagaagagtacgttaaaaagtcatcaactcattcacagtggagtgaaattgttcggctgtgatcagtgtggaaaggcttttccTCTGAGGAGTGTGTTaagaagtcatcaactcattcacagtggagttaaaccattcagctgtgatcagtgtggaaaggcttttactcagaagagtcacttaaaaacacatcaactcattcacagtggagttaaaccattcaactgtgatcagtgtgtgaaaacctttactcaacatgaacagttgttgatccatcaatgcccccattctggtagaaagcggtaccactgtgactcctgtgaaaaaactttcaatgACCAATGGACCTTAAAacgtcaccaacgcatccacactggacaggATGTGTACGTATGTGATTACTGTGGCGAACCATTTGTATTGTACTTagagttaaaagctcatgaagtgacccacactggggttaaaccatacgtttgtgaccagtgtgggaaacgctacagctacattgcaaacctcaaagttcaccaacgtgtccacactggggagagaccgtacagatgtgacgagtgtaagaagacttttacaacttggtattccctgaaacaacaccagcagatccacaccagaaagaaagcattcaatcagtgtcacagtgag cagaatgGAAGagatggacaaaactctcagacttgtcagcactctgccaatggtgaacagtgctgcttcgACCAGTCTGGATcaacgtccaaccaacaaggaaccctacaacgacaccagcgtatgcacactggacacagactgaacccctgccaagaagatttctccatgcagggttcagtaaaagttcatgaagtcctccacaagcttaaagtccttgagatccggcttcacagaattcag ctttag
- the LOC127531899 gene encoding gastrula zinc finger protein XlCGF26.1-like isoform X2: MCTCSTGEKCKRSNGVRCRTSEEDKDGSATTAKRDESLSCDQCGKTFITAKKLRIHKYVHTVDKPFSCDQCGKAFPTKAQLKSHQLIHSGVKSFTCDHCGKAFTHKSNLTRHQLFHSGVKPFSCDQCGRAFSHKEGLRSHQLVHSGVKPFSCDQCGKTFTHKCNLKSHQLIHSGVKSFSCDQCGKAFTKKSHLKTHQLIHSGVKPFSCDQCEKAFTHKGMLKRHQLIHSGVKPFSCDQCGKAFSQKSALANHQLIHSGVKPFSCDQCGKAFILKSNLVNHQLKHSGVKPFSCDQCGKAFTQKSTLKSHQLIHSGVKLFGCDQCGKAFPLRSVLRSHQLIHSGVKPFSCDQCGKAFTQKSHLKTHQLIHSGVKPFNCDQCVKTFTQHEQLLIHQCPHSGRKRYHCDSCEKTFNDQWTLKRHQRIHTGQDVYVCDYCGEPFVLYLELKAHEVTHTGVKPYVCDQCGKRYSYIANLKVHQRVHTGERPYRCDECKKTFTTWYSLKQHQQIHTRKKAFNQCHSENGRDGQNSQTCQHSANGEQCCFDQSGSTSNQQGTLQRHQRMHTGHRLNPCQEDFSMQGSVKVHEVLHKLKVLEIRLHRIQV; encoded by the exons aaatgtaaacgcagcaatggagtgagatgtcggacctctgaggaggataaggatggttcggcaacaacagcaaaaagagatgaatcactgagttgtgaccaatgtggcaagacttttatcacagcaaaaaagctaagaattcacaaatatgttcacactgtggacaaaccattcagctgtgatcagtgtggaaaggcttttccTACCAAGGCtcagttaaaaagccatcaactcattcacagtggagttaaatcGTTCACCTGTGATCattgtggaaaggcttttactcacaagagtaatCTAACAAGACATCAACtttttcacagtggagttaaaccattcagctgtgatcagtgtggaaggGCTTTTAGTCACAAGGAAGGGTTAAGAAGTCATCAACTCgtgcacagtggagtgaaaccattcagctgtgatcagtgtggaaagactTTTACTCATAAGTGTaacttaaaaagccatcaactcattcacagtggagttaaatcatttagctgtgatcagtgtggaaaggcttttactaagaagagtcacttaaaaacacatcaactcattcacagtggagttaaacctttcagctgtgatcagtgtgagaaggcttttactcacaagggtatgttaaaaagacatcaactcattcacagtggagtgaaaccattcagctgtgatcagtgtggaaaggcttttagtCAGAAGAGTGCTCTAgcaaatcatcaactcattcacagtggggttaaaccattcagctgtgatcagtgtggaaaggcttttattctgaagagTAATCTAGTAAATCATCAACTCaagcacagtggagttaaaccattcagctgtgatcagtgtggaaaggcttttactcagaagagtacgttaaaaagtcatcaactcattcacagtggagtgaaattgttcggctgtgatcagtgtggaaaggcttttccTCTGAGGAGTGTGTTaagaagtcatcaactcattcacagtggagttaaaccattcagctgtgatcagtgtggaaaggcttttactcagaagagtcacttaaaaacacatcaactcattcacagtggagttaaaccattcaactgtgatcagtgtgtgaaaacctttactcaacatgaacagttgttgatccatcaatgcccccattctggtagaaagcggtaccactgtgactcctgtgaaaaaactttcaatgACCAATGGACCTTAAAacgtcaccaacgcatccacactggacaggATGTGTACGTATGTGATTACTGTGGCGAACCATTTGTATTGTACTTagagttaaaagctcatgaagtgacccacactggggttaaaccatacgtttgtgaccagtgtgggaaacgctacagctacattgcaaacctcaaagttcaccaacgtgtccacactggggagagaccgtacagatgtgacgagtgtaagaagacttttacaacttggtattccctgaaacaacaccagcagatccacaccagaaagaaagcattcaatcagtgtcacagtgag aatgGAAGagatggacaaaactctcagacttgtcagcactctgccaatggtgaacagtgctgcttcgACCAGTCTGGATcaacgtccaaccaacaaggaaccctacaacgacaccagcgtatgcacactggacacagactgaacccctgccaagaagatttctccatgcagggttcagtaaaagttcatgaagtcctccacaagcttaaagtccttgagatccggcttcacagaattcaggtctaa
- the LOC127531899 gene encoding gastrula zinc finger protein XlCGF26.1-like isoform X5, which translates to MDSKQKKCKRSNGVRCRTSEEDKDGSATTAKRDESLSCDQCGKTFITAKKLRIHKYVHTVDKPFSCDQCGKAFPTKAQLKSHQLIHSGVKSFTCDHCGKAFTHKSNLTRHQLFHSGVKPFSCDQCGRAFSHKEGLRSHQLVHSGVKPFSCDQCGKTFTHKCNLKSHQLIHSGVKSFSCDQCGKAFTKKSHLKTHQLIHSGVKPFSCDQCEKAFTHKGMLKRHQLIHSGVKPFSCDQCGKAFSQKSALANHQLIHSGVKPFSCDQCGKAFILKSNLVNHQLKHSGVKPFSCDQCGKAFTQKSTLKSHQLIHSGVKLFGCDQCGKAFPLRSVLRSHQLIHSGVKPFSCDQCGKAFTQKSHLKTHQLIHSGVKPFNCDQCVKTFTQHEQLLIHQCPHSGRKRYHCDSCEKTFNDQWTLKRHQRIHTGQDVYVCDYCGEPFVLYLELKAHEVTHTGVKPYVCDQCGKRYSYIANLKVHQRVHTGERPYRCDECKKTFTTWYSLKQHQQIHTRKKAFNQCHSEQNGRDGQNSQTCQHSANGEQCCFDQSGSTSNQQGTLQRHQRMHTGHRLNPCQEDFSMQGSVKVHEVLHKLKVLEIRLHRIQV; encoded by the exons aaatgtaaacgcagcaatggagtgagatgtcggacctctgaggaggataaggatggttcggcaacaacagcaaaaagagatgaatcactgagttgtgaccaatgtggcaagacttttatcacagcaaaaaagctaagaattcacaaatatgttcacactgtggacaaaccattcagctgtgatcagtgtggaaaggcttttccTACCAAGGCtcagttaaaaagccatcaactcattcacagtggagttaaatcGTTCACCTGTGATCattgtggaaaggcttttactcacaagagtaatCTAACAAGACATCAACtttttcacagtggagttaaaccattcagctgtgatcagtgtggaaggGCTTTTAGTCACAAGGAAGGGTTAAGAAGTCATCAACTCgtgcacagtggagtgaaaccattcagctgtgatcagtgtggaaagactTTTACTCATAAGTGTaacttaaaaagccatcaactcattcacagtggagttaaatcatttagctgtgatcagtgtggaaaggcttttactaagaagagtcacttaaaaacacatcaactcattcacagtggagttaaacctttcagctgtgatcagtgtgagaaggcttttactcacaagggtatgttaaaaagacatcaactcattcacagtggagtgaaaccattcagctgtgatcagtgtggaaaggcttttagtCAGAAGAGTGCTCTAgcaaatcatcaactcattcacagtggggttaaaccattcagctgtgatcagtgtggaaaggcttttattctgaagagTAATCTAGTAAATCATCAACTCaagcacagtggagttaaaccattcagctgtgatcagtgtggaaaggcttttactcagaagagtacgttaaaaagtcatcaactcattcacagtggagtgaaattgttcggctgtgatcagtgtggaaaggcttttccTCTGAGGAGTGTGTTaagaagtcatcaactcattcacagtggagttaaaccattcagctgtgatcagtgtggaaaggcttttactcagaagagtcacttaaaaacacatcaactcattcacagtggagttaaaccattcaactgtgatcagtgtgtgaaaacctttactcaacatgaacagttgttgatccatcaatgcccccattctggtagaaagcggtaccactgtgactcctgtgaaaaaactttcaatgACCAATGGACCTTAAAacgtcaccaacgcatccacactggacaggATGTGTACGTATGTGATTACTGTGGCGAACCATTTGTATTGTACTTagagttaaaagctcatgaagtgacccacactggggttaaaccatacgtttgtgaccagtgtgggaaacgctacagctacattgcaaacctcaaagttcaccaacgtgtccacactggggagagaccgtacagatgtgacgagtgtaagaagacttttacaacttggtattccctgaaacaacaccagcagatccacaccagaaagaaagcattcaatcagtgtcacagtgag cagaatgGAAGagatggacaaaactctcagacttgtcagcactctgccaatggtgaacagtgctgcttcgACCAGTCTGGATcaacgtccaaccaacaaggaaccctacaacgacaccagcgtatgcacactggacacagactgaacccctgccaagaagatttctccatgcagggttcagtaaaagttcatgaagtcctccacaagcttaaagtccttgagatccggcttcacagaattcaggtctaa